A window of Natranaerovirga pectinivora contains these coding sequences:
- a CDS encoding glycoside hydrolase family 10 protein, with amino-acid sequence MEKGIILVRKMFLVMMSLVLFAINIEFTHSAEIGRYVNYAESLKNLGLFWGTNNGFELTRNSTRAEAAAMLVRLLGAESEAFSNIKAHPFKDVPQWADPYIGFLYNEGLTVGISDINYGSQQMISASEYTTFLLRALGYSDRDGDFYWKDSLEFAQSIHMVSVEEANSIKGLNGFTRDYMVKFSYNSLYTLGKDSNEFLIDSLYKKGAISNNTENEKREFNIDNEMRAVWISYLDLQPIFRSNGKDGFTQEVRMMYKNIKDLGLNTVIVQVRPFGDAIYPSSYFPWSHIITGEEGKDPGYDPLSILVKEAHNQGLKIEAWLNPYRLRSNKSALSNNNIGLKWLNDGSNRAIQIKEGIFFNPGSKDAQNLIVEGIKEIIKKYDVDGIHFDDYFYPSIDLSYDYNDFQEYLAAGGTLSQGEWRRENVNSLIRGVYKVIKEINPNISFGISPQNDIQKNYDQLYIDIEKWVNTPGYIDYIVPQIYFGFEHSKYPFEIEVKEWNHFMKNSNVRLYIGLSAYKIGIEDKWAGSAKLEWTTELEMLKRMVMMSRENINYDGFMIFRYDSLWKPGRGVREMVENERIALRTILTF; translated from the coding sequence GTGGAAAAAGGAATCATTTTAGTTAGAAAAATGTTTTTAGTGATGATGAGTTTGGTTTTGTTCGCGATTAACATAGAATTCACTCATAGTGCTGAAATAGGCAGGTATGTTAACTATGCAGAATCACTTAAAAACTTAGGACTTTTTTGGGGAACGAATAATGGATTTGAATTAACAAGAAATTCAACTCGTGCAGAAGCTGCTGCAATGTTGGTTAGGCTACTAGGGGCTGAAAGCGAAGCTTTTAGTAATATTAAAGCTCATCCTTTTAAAGATGTACCACAATGGGCTGATCCCTATATTGGTTTTCTATATAATGAAGGATTAACAGTTGGTATTTCTGATATAAATTATGGGTCGCAGCAAATGATTTCTGCTAGTGAATATACCACTTTTTTACTTAGGGCATTAGGGTATAGTGATAGAGATGGGGATTTCTATTGGAAGGATTCATTAGAATTTGCTCAGTCAATTCATATGGTATCAGTAGAAGAGGCGAATAGTATTAAAGGGTTAAATGGGTTCACAAGAGATTATATGGTTAAATTCTCTTATAATAGCCTTTATACGTTGGGAAAAGATTCTAATGAGTTTTTAATTGATTCTTTATATAAAAAAGGTGCTATTTCTAATAATACGGAAAATGAAAAAAGAGAATTTAATATAGATAATGAAATGAGAGCTGTTTGGATTAGCTATTTAGACTTACAACCCATTTTTAGATCTAATGGCAAGGACGGTTTTACACAAGAAGTAAGAATGATGTATAAAAATATAAAAGACCTTGGGTTGAATACAGTTATTGTACAAGTAAGACCTTTTGGAGATGCAATATATCCTTCTAGTTACTTTCCATGGTCTCATATTATAACTGGTGAAGAAGGTAAAGACCCAGGTTATGATCCATTAAGTATTCTAGTTAAAGAAGCACACAACCAAGGGCTTAAAATTGAAGCTTGGTTAAATCCTTATCGACTTAGATCGAATAAAAGTGCTTTGTCTAACAACAATATAGGTTTAAAATGGCTTAATGATGGAAGCAACAGAGCCATACAGATAAAAGAAGGTATCTTTTTTAATCCAGGAAGTAAGGATGCTCAGAATTTAATTGTTGAAGGCATTAAAGAAATTATAAAAAAGTATGATGTGGATGGTATTCACTTTGACGATTACTTTTATCCAAGCATAGATTTATCTTATGATTATAATGATTTTCAAGAATACTTAGCAGCAGGTGGTACATTATCTCAAGGTGAGTGGAGAAGAGAAAATGTCAATTCCCTTATAAGAGGTGTATACAAAGTTATAAAGGAGATTAATCCAAATATATCATTTGGTATCAGCCCACAAAATGATATTCAAAAAAATTATGATCAATTGTATATAGATATTGAAAAATGGGTGAATACCCCGGGTTATATCGATTACATAGTTCCACAAATATATTTTGGTTTTGAACACAGTAAGTACCCTTTTGAAATAGAAGTGAAAGAATGGAATCATTTTATGAAGAATAGTAATGTACGTCTTTATATTGGACTATCTGCATATAAAATAGGTATAGAAGATAAATGGGCGGGTTCAGCAAAGTTGGAGTGGACGACGGAGTTGGAAATGTTAAAGAGAATGGTTATGATGAGTAGAGAGAACATTAATTATGATGGCTTTATGATATTTAGATATGATTCATTATGGAAACCAGGTAGAGGTGTTAGAGAAATGGTTGAAAATGAAAGAATAGCATTAAGAACCATTCTAACCTTTTAA
- a CDS encoding nucleoside triphosphate pyrophosphohydrolase — translation MTEKTYNKLVRDDIPKVIENSSKQCFISVVKGEELNQLLNEKLREEVEEYIESEELEELADILEVIHGILHFKNIDIKELEEIRFKKAKERGGFREGVKLIKVIERK, via the coding sequence ATGACAGAAAAAACATATAATAAACTGGTAAGAGATGATATTCCAAAGGTTATTGAAAATAGCAGTAAACAGTGTTTCATTAGTGTGGTTAAAGGAGAAGAATTAAACCAATTGCTCAATGAAAAACTTAGAGAAGAAGTGGAAGAATATATTGAATCAGAAGAATTAGAAGAATTGGCGGATATTTTAGAAGTAATTCACGGTATTTTACATTTTAAAAACATAGATATAAAAGAACTGGAAGAAATTAGATTTAAAAAAGCAAAAGAAAGAGGTGGCTTTAGAGAAGGGGTAAAGTTAATCAAAGTAATAGAGAGAAAGTAG